Part of the Fusobacterium sp. genome is shown below.
ATAGATAAAAAAATTATCAGCAAATAATTTCTGCTTCATAAGGAGAGCTTATGGATATATACAAAAGTACTATAGATGATAAAGAAAATTTTATTAAACTGAGAGTTTCTTTATTTAAAGAACTTAAAGAAATAGATGAAAGTACAGAAATAGAAGAATTAATAAAAGAAACTGGAAACTATTATACAACTCATATAGATAAAGATTTATTCTGCTGGTTTGCTAAAATAGATGATAATATAGCAGCTGTTGCTTCTATGTGTATATTTTGCAGAATACCTTATTTTCAAAATCCTGTTGGACTGGAAGGTTATATA
Proteins encoded:
- a CDS encoding GNAT family N-acetyltransferase, whose translation is MDIYKSTIDDKENFIKLRVSLFKELKEIDESTEIEELIKETGNYYTTHIDKDLFCWFAKIDDNIAAVASMCIFCRIPYFQNPVGLEGYILNVYTLPEYRKKGAASKLINEIITFSKNSSLKKLWLNSSEAGKDIYKSLGFTENDNEMELFL